A genomic stretch from Rhodomicrobium vannielii ATCC 17100 includes:
- the queC gene encoding 7-cyano-7-deazaguanine synthase QueC, with amino-acid sequence MTGTPESATKSLVLLSGGQDSAVCLAWALTNYAQVETLGFSYGQRHSVELECRPKLREALAALSPEWAARLGPDHVLDLSILGAVSDTALTSDAEIAFGANGLPNTFVPGRNLLFFTLAAALGYRRGIRDLVGGMCQTDYSGYPDCRDETLQTLASAINLGTDEQFRIVTPLMWRTKAETWAMTHALGGNPLVDIVAEHSHTCYKGVRDHRHEWGYGCGACPACDLRAKGYKAWRDMVASQQ; translated from the coding sequence ATGACAGGTACACCCGAAAGCGCGACGAAAAGTCTTGTTCTTCTGTCCGGCGGGCAGGATTCCGCCGTCTGTCTTGCCTGGGCGTTGACGAATTACGCGCAAGTCGAAACGCTGGGCTTCTCCTACGGCCAGCGCCACAGCGTCGAACTCGAATGCCGCCCGAAGCTGCGCGAGGCCCTGGCGGCGCTATCGCCCGAATGGGCGGCGCGGCTCGGTCCCGATCATGTGCTCGACCTTTCGATTCTGGGCGCGGTGAGCGATACGGCGCTGACGTCCGACGCCGAAATCGCGTTTGGCGCGAACGGCCTGCCCAATACTTTCGTGCCGGGCCGCAATCTCCTGTTCTTCACACTGGCGGCGGCGCTCGGCTATCGGCGCGGCATCCGCGACCTCGTCGGCGGCATGTGCCAGACCGACTATTCCGGCTACCCCGACTGCCGAGACGAAACGCTACAGACGCTGGCGTCGGCCATAAACCTCGGCACGGACGAGCAATTTCGCATCGTGACGCCGCTCATGTGGCGCACCAAGGCCGAAACCTGGGCCATGACGCACGCGCTCGGCGGCAATCCACTTGTGGATATCGTTGCAGAACATTCACACACTTGTTACAAAGGCGTTCGCGATCACCGGCACGAGTGGGGTTATGGATGCGGAGCGTGTCCAGCCTGTGATCTTCGCGCAAAGGGCTATAAGGCCTGGCGCGACATGGTGGCTTCGCAACAATAA
- the queE gene encoding 7-carboxy-7-deazaguanine synthase — MYTVKEIFPTLQGEGAQVGRAAVFLRFAGCNLWTGQHKDKSKAFCRFCDTDFVGYDGPNGGKFETADQLADIVLGMWNSLTKGKTASPYVVCTGGEPTLQLDTPMIDALKKRGFTVAIESNGTRPAPRGLDWICISPKAGVPLAQREGNELKLVYPQTGALPQLFERLKFEHFFLQPMDGPQHRDNIEAAIRYCMANPPWRLSMQMHKLVGIR; from the coding sequence ATGTACACGGTCAAGGAAATCTTTCCAACGCTTCAAGGCGAAGGCGCGCAAGTGGGCCGCGCGGCCGTTTTCCTGCGTTTCGCGGGCTGCAATCTCTGGACCGGCCAGCACAAGGACAAGAGCAAGGCGTTCTGCCGGTTCTGCGATACGGATTTCGTCGGCTATGACGGGCCGAATGGCGGCAAGTTCGAGACCGCCGACCAACTGGCCGACATCGTGCTCGGCATGTGGAATTCGCTGACGAAGGGCAAGACCGCATCGCCCTACGTGGTCTGCACGGGCGGCGAGCCGACGCTTCAACTCGACACCCCGATGATCGATGCGCTGAAAAAGCGCGGCTTCACCGTGGCCATCGAGTCGAATGGAACGCGCCCGGCACCGCGCGGCCTCGACTGGATCTGCATCAGCCCGAAGGCGGGCGTGCCGCTCGCCCAGCGCGAGGGCAACGAACTGAAGCTTGTCTATCCGCAGACCGGCGCGCTGCCACAGCTCTTCGAGCGGCTGAAGTTCGAGCACTTTTTCCTTCAGCCGATGGACGGCCCGCAGCATCGCGATAACATCGAGGCGGCCATCCGCTATTGCATGGCGAACCCGCCGTGGCGGCTGTCCATGCAGATGCACAAGCTCGTCGGCATCCGCTAG
- a CDS encoding ArsR/SmtB family transcription factor, whose protein sequence is MAEDDPIRETCAPLRLEAVLYALSDPVRLHIVRNLSERGELACYAAVTGLDIAKSTQSHHYRVLREAGIIAQRKEGVCFITALRRGEIDARFPGLLDAVLRNMDTCAAARSHAEQCGSAPAEGDPYG, encoded by the coding sequence ATGGCCGAGGACGATCCCATCCGCGAAACATGCGCCCCGCTCAGGCTCGAAGCGGTACTTTATGCCTTGAGCGATCCTGTGCGGCTGCACATCGTGCGAAACCTCTCCGAACGCGGCGAACTCGCCTGTTACGCGGCGGTGACGGGCCTCGATATCGCGAAGTCCACGCAATCCCATCACTACCGCGTGCTTCGCGAGGCGGGGATCATCGCGCAGCGGAAGGAAGGCGTGTGCTTCATCACGGCGCTTCGGCGCGGGGAAATCGACGCGCGCTTTCCTGGACTTCTCGACGCCGTGCTCAGGAATATGGATACCTGCGCCGCCGCGAGGTCTCATGCGGAGCAATGCGGATCAGCGCCGGCCGAGGGCGATCCGTACGGCTGA
- a CDS encoding lysine--tRNA ligase: protein MTTADTLAELAHNSKAWPFEEARKLLKRLEKADPAREVVFETGYGPSGLPHIGTFGEVARTSMVRHALEALKPGVKTRLVCFSDDMDGLRKVPTNVPNQELLQAALEKPLTAVPDPFGTHPSFGAHNNARLRSFLDSFGFQYEFLSATECYRSGMFDETLLRMLAVYDDVMAIILPTLGPDRRATYSPFLPISPNSGKVLQVPIEARDLAAGTIVYTDPDTGKRVETLVTGGHVKCQWKADWAMRWVALGVDYEMAGKDLIDSVTLSSKVARALGGRPPEGFNYELFLDDQGQKISKSKGNGIAVEEWLAYATPESLSLYMFQKPKTAKRLHFDVIPKAVDEYFTLLGAFHKETPQKQIENAVWHIHGGTPPQHSVPLTFGLLLNLVSASNAHTKDILWQFVKNYAPEANAEDFPELDRLIGFAIRYFDEQEKPFKVYRAPSDLERAAMLDLSERLATADASLDAEALQGIVYEVGKSHPFENLRDWFKALYEVLFGESAGPRFGSFIKAYGIDNTRALIAERLAATRA, encoded by the coding sequence ATGACCACCGCCGACACCCTCGCCGAACTTGCGCACAACTCCAAGGCATGGCCCTTTGAAGAGGCGCGCAAGCTGCTGAAACGGCTTGAGAAGGCGGACCCGGCGCGCGAGGTCGTGTTCGAAACGGGCTACGGCCCGTCCGGCCTGCCGCATATCGGCACGTTTGGCGAGGTGGCGCGCACGTCGATGGTGCGCCACGCGCTCGAAGCGCTGAAGCCAGGCGTGAAGACGCGGCTCGTCTGCTTCTCCGACGACATGGACGGCCTTCGCAAGGTGCCGACGAACGTCCCGAACCAGGAGCTTCTGCAAGCCGCGCTCGAAAAGCCGCTGACCGCCGTGCCCGACCCGTTCGGCACGCATCCGAGCTTCGGCGCGCATAACAACGCCCGGCTGCGCAGCTTCCTCGACAGCTTCGGCTTCCAGTATGAGTTCCTCTCGGCGACGGAGTGCTATCGCTCCGGCATGTTCGACGAGACGCTGCTTCGCATGCTCGCCGTCTATGATGACGTGATGGCGATCATCCTGCCGACGCTTGGCCCGGATCGCCGCGCCACCTATTCGCCCTTCCTGCCGATCTCGCCGAACTCGGGCAAGGTGCTGCAAGTGCCGATCGAGGCGCGCGACCTCGCCGCCGGAACCATCGTTTACACCGACCCCGACACGGGCAAGCGCGTCGAGACGCTCGTCACCGGCGGGCATGTGAAGTGCCAGTGGAAGGCCGATTGGGCCATGCGCTGGGTCGCGCTCGGCGTCGATTACGAGATGGCGGGCAAGGATCTGATCGACAGCGTGACGCTCTCGTCGAAGGTGGCGCGCGCGCTCGGCGGCCGTCCGCCCGAGGGCTTCAACTACGAGCTGTTCCTCGACGATCAGGGCCAGAAGATTTCGAAGTCGAAGGGCAATGGCATCGCGGTGGAGGAGTGGCTGGCCTACGCCACGCCGGAAAGCCTCTCGCTGTACATGTTCCAGAAGCCGAAGACGGCGAAGCGGCTTCACTTCGACGTCATTCCGAAGGCGGTGGACGAATATTTCACCCTGCTCGGTGCATTTCATAAGGAAACGCCGCAAAAGCAGATCGAAAACGCCGTCTGGCACATCCATGGCGGCACCCCGCCGCAGCATAGCGTGCCCTTGACCTTCGGGCTGCTGCTCAACCTCGTCAGCGCGTCCAACGCCCACACGAAGGACATCCTCTGGCAATTCGTGAAGAACTATGCGCCCGAAGCGAACGCGGAGGACTTTCCCGAGCTCGACCGGCTCATCGGCTTCGCGATCCGCTATTTCGATGAGCAAGAGAAGCCGTTCAAGGTGTATCGCGCGCCAAGCGATCTCGAACGCGCCGCGATGCTCGACCTGAGCGAGCGCCTTGCGACCGCCGACGCATCGCTCGACGCGGAAGCCTTGCAGGGCATCGTCTACGAGGTCGGCAAGTCGCACCCGTTCGAGAATTTGCGCGACTGGTTCAAGGCGCTTTACGAGGTGCTGTTCGGCGAGAGCGCGGGGCCGCGCTTCGGCTCGTTCATCAAGGCCTACGGAATCGACAACACGCGCGCGCTGATCGCGGAACGGCTTGCTGCGACGCGGGCGTAA
- a CDS encoding DUF952 domain-containing protein, with product MTDRPRIIYKLVTRGEWEAVRSGGIFAGSDVDRRDGFIHFSTAAQVAETARRHFTGVPNLVLVALDADMLAALPSLVLDTASARNAAETGQLRFEASRGGESFPHLYAPLPFAAVIGETDVALGPDGAPLVPKDLAS from the coding sequence GTGACCGACAGGCCGCGCATCATTTACAAGCTCGTGACACGCGGCGAATGGGAAGCCGTGCGTTCGGGCGGCATCTTTGCAGGCTCGGACGTGGATCGCCGCGATGGGTTCATCCACTTCTCGACCGCAGCGCAGGTGGCCGAGACAGCGCGGCGCCATTTCACGGGCGTGCCGAACCTCGTGCTCGTCGCGTTGGACGCGGACATGCTTGCCGCCCTCCCCTCGCTCGTGCTCGATACGGCGAGCGCGAGAAACGCCGCCGAAACCGGCCAACTCCGCTTCGAGGCTTCGCGCGGCGGCGAGTCGTTTCCGCACCTTTATGCCCCGCTGCCGTTCGCGGCTGTCATCGGCGAAACCGACGTCGCGCTCGGGCCGGATGGCGCGCCGCTGGTCCCGAAAGATCTTGCGTCGTGA
- a CDS encoding quinone-dependent dihydroorotate dehydrogenase, which yields MSLWRAAQAGLFLLDPETAHEASLRALEAGVHPRAAADDPRLGVDLFGLRFPNPVGVAAGYDKDARVYNPLFAIGFGFVEAGTITPKPQPGNPRPRSFRLIADRGVINRFGFNSEGHAAALKRLAAHPPRGLLGVNIGANKTSEDRIADYVAGVVAFGPVAAYLTINISSPNTPGLRDLQAPDQLAALLDAVMDARAKLTRVVPVLVKLAPDLHDDDIAPTMRCLTDHGVDGAILTNTTLSREGLTDRRRGETGGLSGRPLFARSTRFLARCFIETGGRLPLIGVGGVDSGKTAVAKIRAGASLVQLYTGLVYEGAGLLPAIKAALVAETVASRTPLAALVGADAEKWAA from the coding sequence GTGAGCCTGTGGCGGGCAGCGCAGGCGGGGCTTTTTCTCCTTGATCCCGAAACGGCGCATGAGGCATCTCTGCGCGCGCTCGAAGCGGGCGTCCATCCGCGCGCCGCAGCCGACGATCCGCGCCTTGGCGTCGACCTCTTCGGCCTCCGCTTCCCGAACCCGGTCGGCGTCGCGGCGGGCTACGACAAGGATGCGCGCGTTTACAATCCGCTGTTCGCCATAGGCTTCGGCTTCGTTGAGGCGGGCACCATCACGCCGAAGCCGCAGCCCGGCAATCCGCGCCCGCGCTCGTTCCGGCTCATCGCCGACCGCGGCGTCATCAACCGCTTCGGCTTTAACAGCGAGGGCCACGCGGCGGCGCTGAAGCGGCTTGCGGCACATCCGCCGCGCGGGCTTCTCGGCGTGAACATCGGCGCGAACAAGACGAGCGAAGACCGCATCGCGGATTATGTCGCGGGCGTCGTCGCCTTCGGGCCGGTGGCGGCGTATCTCACCATCAACATTTCCTCGCCGAACACGCCGGGCCTGCGCGATCTGCAAGCACCGGACCAGCTCGCGGCGCTGCTCGACGCGGTGATGGATGCGCGCGCGAAGCTCACCCGCGTGGTGCCGGTGCTCGTCAAACTCGCGCCCGATCTGCACGACGACGACATCGCCCCGACGATGCGCTGCCTCACCGATCACGGCGTCGATGGCGCGATCCTCACCAACACGACGCTGTCGCGCGAAGGCTTGACCGACCGGCGGCGCGGCGAAACCGGCGGGCTGTCCGGGCGGCCGCTGTTTGCGCGCTCCACGCGGTTCCTCGCGCGCTGCTTCATCGAAACGGGCGGGCGGCTGCCGCTGATCGGCGTCGGCGGCGTCGATTCCGGCAAGACGGCGGTGGCGAAAATCCGCGCGGGCGCATCGCTTGTGCAGCTTTATACCGGCCTCGTCTATGAAGGCGCCGGGCTTCTGCCCGCCATCAAGGCGGCGCTTGTGGCGGAAACCGTCGCCTCGCGCACGCCGCTCGCCGCACTTGTCGGGGCCGACGCGGAAAAATGGGCGGCATAG
- a CDS encoding bifunctional adenosylcobinamide kinase/adenosylcobinamide-phosphate guanylyltransferase: protein MGDIIFLTGPVRSGKSRRAVDIAESYGDRVAFVATYARDPADAEMAERVRRHQDERPATWRTLEAPDDIVAALAALDPAPSCVLIDSLVTWLAFRTGFGGREGMTDDAILAAWSRELDGFRAAPWPTVIIGDEVGWSLVPMDADLRRFRDLAGFLGQRTAAAASEAWLMVAGCGVRLK, encoded by the coding sequence ATGGGCGACATCATTTTTCTCACGGGACCGGTGCGGAGCGGCAAAAGCCGCCGCGCGGTCGACATCGCCGAAAGCTACGGCGACCGCGTTGCGTTTGTCGCCACCTACGCGCGCGATCCCGCCGACGCCGAAATGGCCGAGCGCGTGCGTCGCCATCAGGACGAGCGGCCCGCGACATGGCGCACGCTCGAAGCGCCCGACGACATCGTGGCGGCGCTTGCCGCACTCGATCCCGCGCCGTCCTGTGTGTTGATCGACAGCCTCGTGACGTGGCTCGCCTTCCGCACCGGCTTCGGCGGCCGCGAGGGCATGACCGACGATGCAATTCTCGCTGCCTGGAGCCGCGAGCTTGATGGGTTCCGCGCCGCGCCCTGGCCGACGGTAATAATCGGCGATGAGGTGGGCTGGAGCCTTGTGCCGATGGACGCCGACCTGCGCCGCTTCCGCGACCTCGCTGGCTTCCTCGGCCAGCGGACCGCAGCGGCGGCAAGCGAGGCGTGGCTCATGGTGGCGGGCTGCGGCGTCCGGCTGAAATAG
- the bioD gene encoding dethiobiotin synthase, giving the protein MSARFIVTGTDTGIGKTVFSAALGGALDAFYWKPVQSGLEEETDSDTVRRLSGLPPTRILPEAYRMALPASPHISAAREGVTIEAARLELPEVDGPLVVEGAGGLLAPLAPGLLTIDIFARMGLPVILCARTALGTINHTLLSLEALARRGIPVHGVAFLGDPAEEEEAAVTAFSGARRLGRLPRVDPLDAPTLALAFRQSFDLDAFR; this is encoded by the coding sequence ATGAGCGCGCGATTCATCGTGACGGGCACCGACACGGGCATCGGCAAGACCGTGTTCAGCGCAGCGCTTGGCGGTGCCCTCGACGCATTCTATTGGAAGCCGGTGCAATCGGGCCTTGAAGAAGAGACCGACAGCGACACCGTTCGCCGCCTATCCGGCCTCCCGCCGACGCGCATTCTGCCCGAGGCCTATCGCATGGCGCTGCCCGCCTCGCCGCATATCTCGGCGGCGCGCGAGGGCGTTACCATTGAGGCCGCGCGCCTCGAATTGCCGGAGGTCGACGGGCCGCTCGTCGTTGAAGGTGCGGGCGGGTTGCTCGCGCCGCTGGCGCCGGGGCTTCTCACCATCGACATTTTCGCGCGCATGGGCTTGCCGGTTATCCTTTGCGCGAGGACGGCGCTCGGCACGATCAACCACACGCTGCTCTCGCTCGAAGCGCTGGCGCGGCGCGGCATTCCCGTCCACGGCGTTGCTTTTCTTGGCGATCCGGCGGAAGAAGAGGAAGCGGCGGTGACGGCTTTCAGCGGCGCGCGCCGACTCGGGCGCTTGCCGCGCGTCGATCCGCTCGACGCGCCGACGCTTGCGCTCGCATTCCGGCAGAGCTTCGATCTCGACGCGTTCAGGTAG
- a CDS encoding Rieske (2Fe-2S) protein, whose protein sequence is MTVAYAICSVSDIPNRRGRGFELVRVVDGAEKPWPIFVVRWDKQVFAYVNRCPHNNVNLDWETNQFFEPGTKNIVCGKHGSLFELASGKCFDGPCVGKDLEPVSVCVLDGDICVVGVELAELPDEDDEEAARSASPPSP, encoded by the coding sequence ATGACTGTCGCCTACGCCATATGCTCCGTGTCGGACATCCCGAACCGCCGCGGACGCGGTTTCGAGCTTGTGCGCGTCGTCGATGGCGCGGAAAAGCCGTGGCCCATTTTCGTCGTGCGCTGGGACAAGCAGGTGTTCGCCTATGTGAACCGCTGCCCGCACAACAACGTCAATCTCGATTGGGAAACCAACCAGTTTTTCGAGCCGGGAACGAAGAATATCGTTTGCGGTAAGCATGGCTCACTCTTCGAGCTAGCGTCGGGCAAATGCTTCGACGGGCCGTGCGTTGGAAAAGACCTCGAACCGGTGTCGGTTTGCGTGCTCGACGGCGATATCTGCGTCGTCGGTGTAGAGCTCGCCGAACTGCCCGACGAGGATGACGAGGAAGCCGCGCGCAGTGCGTCGCCGCCGTCGCCCTGA
- the nifA gene encoding nif-specific transcriptional activator NifA — MTSSAPAGTVTVPGSVRYSDTALSGIYEISKIVTSPSSLRVMLNNVVSVMSSFLDMRLSTLMLLDKAGDPEIKVSASTEASIDSNEDGDLPLAVIDQIVATASPLVVQNCALHPSFAGWKRLGSAGPNVVQTFIGVPIRVDAKVVGTLAIERVWQGSMDVRIDHDVRFLTMVANLVGQALKLHRVVAEDRERLIHEQHRLAKELSNIKAKAPPPKMTGILGKSRAIRAVTERIEQVAKSNAPVLIRGETGTGKELFARAIHELSRRKGKPFVKVNCAALPEGVIESELFGHEKGAFTGAVGLRKGRFELADGGTIFLDEIGEISPSFQAKLLRILQEGEFERVGGQHTLKINFRLVCATNRALEQMVADGKFRADLYYRINVVPLMLPPLRERQGDIPELAQHFLSRFAEENGYQLTFGPDAMDVLCKCYFPGNIRELENCIRRTAAMTLGDEIHAADFACQHGHCLSSMLWKGPASGEVTYMPPQQHRFTEGNSSQPRANPPSAPSPYTPPAPEPLEGRNGNGHAHGASNGNGATHNGASQNGTSHNGASHGNGSDAHEDADGGYAQLSKDTLINALEKTGWVQAKAARILGLTPRQVGYALKKHGIEMKRY; from the coding sequence ATGACATCTTCCGCACCGGCGGGCACCGTCACGGTTCCGGGAAGCGTGAGATACAGCGACACAGCGCTGAGCGGCATCTACGAGATCTCGAAGATCGTGACGTCGCCCTCAAGCCTGAGGGTGATGCTCAACAACGTCGTCTCGGTCATGAGTTCGTTCCTCGATATGAGGCTCTCGACGCTCATGCTGCTGGACAAGGCTGGCGATCCCGAGATCAAGGTGTCGGCATCGACGGAAGCCAGCATCGACTCAAACGAAGATGGCGATCTGCCGCTCGCCGTCATCGACCAGATCGTGGCTACCGCCTCGCCGCTGGTGGTGCAGAACTGCGCCCTTCACCCGTCGTTCGCCGGCTGGAAGCGCCTAGGCAGCGCCGGGCCGAATGTCGTGCAGACGTTCATCGGCGTGCCGATCCGCGTCGATGCGAAGGTGGTTGGTACGCTCGCCATCGAACGCGTGTGGCAAGGCAGCATGGATGTGCGCATCGATCACGATGTGCGCTTCCTAACCATGGTGGCGAACCTCGTCGGCCAGGCGCTGAAGCTGCATCGCGTCGTCGCCGAGGACCGCGAGCGCCTCATTCACGAGCAGCACCGCCTCGCCAAGGAACTGTCGAACATCAAGGCCAAGGCGCCGCCGCCGAAGATGACGGGCATCCTCGGCAAAAGCCGCGCGATCCGCGCGGTCACGGAGCGCATCGAACAGGTCGCGAAGTCCAACGCGCCGGTTCTCATTCGCGGCGAAACCGGCACCGGCAAGGAGCTTTTCGCCCGCGCGATCCACGAGCTTTCGCGCCGCAAGGGTAAGCCGTTCGTCAAGGTGAACTGCGCGGCGCTGCCCGAAGGCGTCATCGAGTCCGAACTTTTCGGGCACGAGAAGGGTGCGTTCACAGGCGCTGTCGGCCTTCGCAAGGGCCGCTTCGAACTGGCGGACGGGGGCACGATCTTCCTCGACGAGATCGGCGAAATCTCGCCCTCGTTCCAGGCAAAGCTTCTCCGCATCCTTCAGGAGGGCGAGTTCGAGCGCGTCGGCGGCCAGCATACGCTGAAGATCAATTTCCGCCTCGTCTGCGCCACGAACCGCGCGCTGGAACAGATGGTCGCCGATGGCAAATTCCGCGCCGACCTCTATTACCGTATCAACGTGGTGCCGCTCATGCTGCCGCCGTTGCGCGAGCGGCAAGGCGACATCCCCGAACTCGCTCAGCACTTCCTCAGCCGCTTCGCCGAAGAGAACGGCTATCAGTTGACCTTCGGCCCGGACGCGATGGATGTGCTGTGCAAGTGCTACTTCCCCGGCAATATCCGCGAACTGGAAAACTGCATTCGGCGCACCGCCGCGATGACGCTTGGCGACGAGATCCACGCCGCCGATTTTGCCTGTCAGCACGGACATTGCCTGTCGTCGATGCTGTGGAAAGGCCCGGCGAGCGGGGAGGTGACCTATATGCCGCCTCAGCAGCATCGCTTTACCGAGGGCAACAGCAGTCAGCCGCGCGCGAACCCGCCATCCGCTCCATCGCCCTACACGCCGCCCGCGCCGGAGCCGTTGGAAGGCCGGAACGGGAACGGGCACGCGCACGGAGCCTCGAACGGAAACGGCGCGACGCATAATGGCGCCTCGCAAAACGGCACGTCGCATAATGGTGCTTCGCACGGAAACGGCAGCGATGCGCATGAGGATGCCGATGGCGGCTATGCGCAACTCAGCAAGGACACGCTGATCAACGCGTTGGAAAAGACAGGCTGGGTTCAGGCGAAGGCCGCGCGCATCCTCGGCTTGACGCCGCGTCAGGTCGGTTACGCGCTCAAAAAGCACGGCATCGAGATGAAACGCTACTGA
- a CDS encoding ferritin-like domain-containing protein, with translation MDSVEEFLAYSIKLEQEATLRFAQLADAMDGAGNREVGKLFRQLSDYSRLHMGDAMARAGYRDIPKKAPGDFEWPDLESPEAAAIWGTDPMIGREQALEIALDAEMRGYQFYKHVYDTTTDPEIKVLAKEFVAEEEEHVAELKRWMALHKAGETLPEETNLTAPH, from the coding sequence ATGGATTCCGTCGAGGAATTTCTCGCCTATTCCATCAAGCTCGAACAGGAAGCCACGCTTCGTTTCGCGCAACTCGCCGACGCCATGGACGGCGCTGGCAATCGTGAAGTGGGAAAGCTCTTTCGCCAGCTTTCTGACTATTCGCGTCTTCACATGGGCGACGCCATGGCCCGCGCCGGTTATCGCGACATCCCCAAGAAGGCACCGGGCGATTTCGAATGGCCGGACCTCGAAAGCCCCGAAGCGGCGGCGATCTGGGGAACGGACCCAATGATCGGTCGCGAGCAGGCGCTTGAAATCGCGCTCGACGCCGAGATGCGTGGCTATCAGTTCTACAAGCACGTCTACGACACGACGACCGACCCGGAGATCAAAGTCCTCGCGAAGGAGTTTGTCGCCGAGGAAGAAGAGCACGTCGCGGAGCTGAAGCGGTGGATGGCACTGCACAAGGCGGGCGAGACGCTTCCCGAGGAAACCAATCTCACGGCCCCGCATTGA
- a CDS encoding ferredoxin family protein: MAETPTVRVEEKLYQNRYLVDAGRPHIVVAPHEKPSKELLLLVKLCPAHCYDINGKGQVEVSPDGCLECGTCRVLAEGSGALTWTYPRGGYGILFKFG, from the coding sequence ATGGCTGAGACACCAACGGTGCGAGTCGAAGAGAAGCTCTATCAGAACCGCTATCTCGTCGATGCCGGGCGCCCTCATATCGTGGTCGCGCCGCACGAGAAGCCGTCGAAGGAGCTTCTGCTCCTCGTCAAGCTTTGCCCCGCGCACTGCTATGACATAAACGGCAAGGGTCAGGTCGAGGTGAGCCCCGACGGCTGCCTCGAATGCGGCACCTGCCGCGTGCTGGCGGAAGGCTCGGGCGCGCTGACGTGGACGTATCCTCGCGGCGGCTACGGCATTCTGTTCAAGTTCGGCTAA
- a CDS encoding FAD-dependent oxidoreductase, with translation MPAEKFDVIVVGAGPAGNSCAYTLAKRGLKVLQIERGEYPGSKNVQGAIMYANMLEKIIPDFRDDAPLERHLIEQRLWYMDDSSYTGVHYRSDDFNEEAPNRYTIIRAQFDKWFSKKVQEAGALLILETTVTDLCFSGGKVIGVKTDRAGGTILADVVVMAEGVNGVLGTKAGLRPRPKPDTVALAVKEMHFLPSDVIESRFNISGDEGVVIEAAGTITRGMAGTGFLYTNKESISIGIGCLVSDFAHTGLAPYELLETFKKHPAVAPLIAGAEVKEYAAHLIPEGGYNAVPQLFGDGWLIVGDAGQFVNAVHREGSNLAMTTGRIAAEAIFQIKSRKDKFSAENLSIYQKMLESSFVMKDLKKYKRLPDFMHGARDRLFGSYPELVSKAAQNWFRVDGKDKKSKEKEILRSFVKARGVRGLASDAWKLARSWR, from the coding sequence ATGCCCGCAGAAAAATTCGACGTTATCGTCGTGGGGGCCGGACCGGCCGGCAATTCCTGTGCTTACACTCTGGCGAAGCGCGGCCTGAAAGTGCTCCAGATCGAGCGCGGCGAATATCCGGGCTCGAAGAACGTGCAGGGCGCGATCATGTACGCGAACATGCTGGAGAAGATCATCCCGGATTTCCGGGACGATGCTCCGCTTGAGCGCCATTTGATCGAGCAGCGCCTCTGGTACATGGATGACTCCTCCTACACGGGTGTCCATTACCGCTCCGACGACTTCAACGAGGAAGCGCCGAACCGCTACACGATCATCCGTGCGCAGTTCGACAAGTGGTTCTCGAAGAAGGTGCAGGAGGCGGGCGCGCTCCTCATCCTTGAGACGACCGTCACCGATCTCTGCTTCTCGGGCGGCAAGGTGATCGGCGTGAAGACCGACCGCGCGGGCGGCACCATTCTCGCCGACGTGGTCGTGATGGCCGAAGGCGTGAACGGCGTGCTCGGCACGAAGGCGGGTCTGCGTCCGCGTCCGAAGCCGGACACGGTGGCGCTCGCGGTGAAGGAAATGCACTTCCTGCCGTCCGACGTGATCGAGAGCCGCTTCAACATCTCGGGCGACGAAGGCGTCGTCATCGAAGCCGCTGGCACCATCACCAGGGGCATGGCCGGCACGGGCTTCCTTTACACCAACAAGGAAAGCATCTCGATCGGCATCGGCTGCCTCGTCTCGGACTTCGCGCATACCGGGCTTGCGCCTTACGAACTGCTCGAAACCTTCAAGAAGCATCCGGCGGTGGCTCCGCTTATCGCGGGCGCGGAAGTGAAGGAATACGCAGCGCATCTCATCCCCGAAGGCGGCTACAACGCCGTGCCGCAACTCTTCGGTGACGGCTGGCTGATCGTCGGCGACGCGGGGCAGTTCGTGAACGCCGTCCATCGCGAAGGATCGAACCTCGCGATGACGACGGGCCGTATCGCCGCGGAAGCGATCTTCCAGATCAAGTCCCGCAAGGACAAGTTCTCGGCTGAGAACCTCTCCATCTATCAGAAGATGCTCGAAAGCTCCTTCGTCATGAAGGATCTCAAGAAGTACAAGCGCTTGCCCGATTTCATGCACGGCGCGCGCGATCGTCTCTTCGGCAGCTATCCCGAACTCGTGTCCAAGGCCGCGCAGAACTGGTTCCGCGTGGACGGCAAGGACAAGAAGAGCAAGGAAAAGGAAATCCTTCGTTCCTTCGTCAAGGCGCGCGGGGTGAGAGGTCTCGCCAGCGACGCCTGGAAGCTCGCAAGGTCGTGGCGCTAG